A single region of the Brassica napus cultivar Da-Ae unplaced genomic scaffold, Da-Ae ScsIHWf_1826;HRSCAF=2462, whole genome shotgun sequence genome encodes:
- the LOC125599268 gene encoding E3 ubiquitin-protein ligase RING1-like translates to MSSGGNSAASTAPVVEKMFFCYQCNHTVNISISSAADPFCPLCSGGFLEEYDEPVPTLPQNLNPAASDFFPMADPFSTLLPLLFGSSAPPPSSANPSFFGPRSAQNQPQGGAFDPVSFLQNHLQHLQSSGTHVQFLIEDHPLDPSNQAPGHLGDYFFGPGLEQLIQQLAENDPNRYGTPPASKSAIEGLPTVKVSKDMLKSEMNQCAVCMDEFEDGGDVKQMPCKHVFHQDCLMPWLELHNSCPVCRYELPTDDPDYESRGQGQGGQTSGDGGQTPRSFSVQLPWTFGGRRDGSGSGPPGSGGGGGAGGGGGSNLGTRQEDLD, encoded by the coding sequence ATGTCTTCCGGCGGAAACTCAGCTGCCTCCACCGCCCCCGTGGTCGAAAAGATGTTCTTTTGCTACCAGTGCAACCACACAGTCAACATCTCAATCTCCTCCGCCGCTGATCCTTTCTGTCCTCTTTGCTCCGGCGGCTTTCTTGAAGAATACGACGAACCCGTCCCTACTCTGCCCCAGAATCTCAACCCCGCCGCCTCCGATTTCTTCCCCATGGCCGATCCTTTCTCCACCTTGCTCCCTCTCCTCTTCGGCTCCTCCGCTCCTCCTCCTTCCTCCGCAAACCCGAGCTTCTTCGGACCCCGCTCTGCCCAGAACCAGCCTCAAGGCGGCGCCTTTGATCCGGTTTCCTTCCTCCAGAACCATCTCCAGCATCTCCAATCCAGCGGCACGCACGTGCAGTTCTTGATCGAGGATCATCCTCTGGATCCCTCTAACCAAGCCCCGGGGCATCTCGGGGACTACTTCTTTGGCCCTGGTCTCGAGCAGCTGATCCAGCAGCTCGCGGAGAATGATCCCAACCGCTACGGAACTCCTCCGGCTTCGAAGTCGGCTATCGAGGGGCTGCCTACTGTTAAGGTGAGTAAGGACATGTTGAAGTCTGAGATGAACCAGTGTGCTGTTTGTATGGATGAGTTTGAGGATGGCGGCGATGTGAAGCAGATGCCTTGCAAGCATGTGTTTCATCAGGATTGTTTGATGCCGTGGCTGGAGTTGCATAACTCTTGTCCCGTTTGTCGGTATGAGTTGCCTACGGATGATCCTGATTATGAGAGTAGGGGTCAGGGGCAAGGAGGTCAGACGAGTGGGGATGGTGGGCAGACTCCGAGGAGCTTTAGTGTACAGCTTCCTTGGACGTTTGGTGGGAGACGGGATGGTTCAGGGTCAGGACCACCTggaagtggtggtggtggtggtgctggTGGTGGAGGTGGTTCTAATCTTGGGACCAGGCAGGAAGATTTGGATTGA